In Leishmania braziliensis MHOM/BR/75/M2904 complete genome, chromosome 14, the following are encoded in one genomic region:
- a CDS encoding putative polynucleotide adenylyltransferase — protein sequence MASAAATDKDFLAKKIVSADGPKGGEVVHDVSLGEWCITRIEPEEESNRRRSVLERIVNVVRVWIRHTMIAEFRMPEAAAAQVEGRIFATGSYRYNVHTSGSDIDMVLIAPSRITREHFFNTLAPRLKGEPWVTELHCIRESRVPIIAMVCDGIDIDLSFGSIRQDRVPEVITDDLLQGLDEQSVLSCNAVRVAHNIMDLVPNKAVFRQALRFVKAWGKARSIYSNTFGFPSGIGWAILTAFVCQCYPNQNAAGMITRFFRTYHTWFKPNPHETGTENRAIYLTESMRARTHLGRGWDPRESKSDAMALFPVLTPAVPYGNTCYNVTLTNLRQLCDEFQRGHDLLSNDLGMSAVEAEAKFGPFGVWSRVLEPAPFFGKFRHYLHIKVSCSDAEHYQAYADGVESRIRILWAGNASSRGHTLEDYRQLRLHLNPRRFEDPEEVQLRTRLASKASGAAAANHTRGSVGSRTTGQLSDSGSTLRGSPPMKDSTVSLGQTWLTANYFIGMTVDTKVSSAKIDLAPAIRTFHAVVRELRQYREGVTRLPVITVVDMTRIPTFVKEAAGYVEETEVAQEAQASSEVEEVRNSSNNTAASARTAKRDGTSLAATLSSTTITTAGDSTGTTASVTDRSVSEAGHSLYDGSAESGAASTIDGHVCKRAREQDGTDGRATVAAKAEESITAVDSGNGATNRTLVAENDDDLEQALGLDF from the coding sequence AtggcctctgctgctgcgacggaCAAGGACTTCTTGGCCAAGAAGATTGTCTCGGCGGATGGGCCGAAGGGTGGAGAAGTGGTGCACGATGTGTCTCTCGGCGAATGGTGCATCACTCGCATTGAGCCGGAGGAGGAGTCGAACCGGCGACGGTCAGTACTCGAGCGCATTGTCAACGTGGTGCGGGTGTGGATTCGCCACACCATGATCGCCGAGTTCCGAATgccagaggcggcagcagcgcaagtCGAGGGCCGCATCTTTGCTACCGGTTCCTACCGCTACAACGTGCACACGTCCGGCAGCGATATTGATATGGTGCTGATTGCCCCCAGCCGCATCACTCGCGAGCACTTTTTCAACACCCTGGCGCCACGGCTGAAGGGTGAGCCGTGGGTGACGGAATTGCACTGCATTCGCGAATCTCGCGTGCCGATCATTGCGATGGTGTGCGACGGCATCGACATCGATCTCTCGTTTGGGTCGATCCGCCAGGACCGCGTTCCAGAGGTAATCACGGATGACCTTCTGCAAGGCCTAGACGAGCAGTCCGTACTGAGCTGTAACGCTGTGCGAGTGGCGCACAACATCATGGACCTGGTGCCGAACAAGGCCGTCTTCCGTCAAGCACTGCGCTTTGTAAAGGCGTGGGGCAAGGCGCGGTCCATCTACAGCAACACCTTCGGCTTTCCATCCGGCATCGGCTGGGCCATCCTCACGGCGTTTGTGTGTCAGTGTTATCCGAACCAGAACGCTGCCGGGATGATCACCCGCTTTTTCCGCACGTACCACACGTGGTTTAAACCGAACCCGCACGAGACCGGGACCGAGAACCGCGCCATTTATCTCACCGAGTCAATGCGGGCCCGCACTCACCTTGGCCGCGGCTGGGACCCACGCGAGTCGAAGTCAGATGCCATGGCGCTCTTCCCGGTGCTGacgccggcggtgccgtACGGGAATACCTGCTACAATGTTACCCTCACCAACCTGCGCCAGCTCTGCGACGAGTTCCAGCGTGGGCACGATCTGCTTAGCAACGACCTCGGCATGAGCgcagtggaggcggaggcgaagtTCGGCCCGTTCGGTGTTTGGTCACGCGTGCTGGAGCCGGCCCCGTTCTTTGGCAAATTCCGGCACTACCTACATATTAAAgtctcctgcagcgatgcGGAGCACTACCAGGCCTATGCCGACGGAGTGGAGTCGCGCATACGTATCCTCTGGGCCGGCAACGCCTCGTCACGTGGCCACACGCTGGAGGACTAccgccagctccgcctgCACCTGAACCCGCGCCGATTCGAGGACccagaggaggtgcagctgcggacACGGCTGGCAAGCAAAGccagtggcgcggcggcggcgaaccACACTCGTGGCAGCGTCGGCTCTCGCACCACTGGGCAGCTTAgtgacagcggcagcactcTCCGTGGTAGCCCTCCCATGAAGGACAGCACGGTCTCCTTAGGTCAGACTTGGCTTACGGCAAACTACTTCATCGGCATGACCGTCGATACGAAGGTGTCCTCGGCCAAGATTGACCTCGCACCCGCAATCCGCACCTTTCACGCCGTTGTTCGCGAGCTTCGTCAGTACCGCGAGGGCGTCACGAGGCTGCCGGTGATAACGGTGGTGGACATGACGCGGATACCGACCTTCGTTAAGGAAGCAGCAGGGTACGTGGAGGAGACAGAGGTGGCCCAGGAGGCGCAGGCCTCtagcgaggtggaggaggtgcgcaacagcagcaacaacactGCCGCGTCTGCACGCACGGCAAAACGTGACGGCACTTCCTTGGCTGCGACGTTGTCATCGACGACGATCACGACGGCGGGCGACTCCACCGGCACGACAGCGAGTGTGACTGACCGCTCGGTGAGCGAGGCAGGTCACAGTCTTtacgacggcagcgcagagagCGGTGCGGCGTCGACCATCGACGGCCACGTATGCAAGCGCGCACGGGAGCAGGACGGCACAGATGGCCGCGCTACCGTGGCGGCCAAGGCAGAGGAATCGATAACAGCTGTTGATAGCGGCAACGGTGCGACTAACAGGACACTGGTGGCGGAAAACGACGACGACCTTGAGCAGGCGCTTGGCCTGGACTTTTAG